Proteins encoded together in one Urocitellus parryii isolate mUroPar1 chromosome 3, mUroPar1.hap1, whole genome shotgun sequence window:
- the Znf619 gene encoding zinc finger protein 619 isoform X3 has protein sequence MTTESESHGPTEEGLPMEVPQSRLEKPQPCDIGKKTNSEKGDPLDLTVQDHKSSTVKRKETARKLQGSKSVISKQGPPRKQVFQKCDECSKYFNPDSDPHQHQKTHTDEKSFKCKECGKAFRYNSKLSRHMKIHTGEKPYACEQCGHAFSQNSHLLQHQKLHGGEKPYECGDCGKTFSYNSKLIRHQRIHTGDKPFKCKECGKAFRGSYDCIIHERVHTGEKPYECKECGKGFSSNSVLIQHQRIHTGEKPYECTECGKAFRRRSVYLQHQRFHTGEKLYKCNECWKTFTCSSRFIVHQRIHTGERPYKCQECSKAFNQKVTLVQHQRVHTGEKPYECKECGKAFKWSASFLQHRKLHTRKKPEDPGPSTVEPQGPSGLSPSSPQRACSASSQPGPSSAPLSPLPSSEMASSSPAQVAHSFQDLASPKKSSSHSLNPLSHSP, from the coding sequence ATGACTACAGAGTCAGAGTCCCACGGACCCACAGAGGAGGGGTTACCGATGGAGGTTCCCCAAAGCAGGTTAGAGAAGCCACAGCCATGTGACATAGGGAAGAAAACAAACTCAGAGAAAGGAGATCCCTTAGATTTGACAGTTCAGGATCATAAGTCTTCCACTGTCAAAAGGAAGGAGACAGCCAGGAAACTGCAAGGAAGCAAGAGTGTTATTTCAAAGCAGGGCCCTCCTAGGAAACAGGTGTTTCAAAAGTGTGACGAGTGCAGCAAATACTTTAACCCAGACTCAGATCCTCACCAGCATCAGAAAACTCACACTGATGAGAAGTCcttcaaatgcaaagaatgtgggaaagccttcagatACAACTCAAAACTGTCACGGCATATGAAAATCCACACTGGGGAGAAACCATATGCATGTGAGCAATGTGGACATGCCTTCAGTCAAAATTCCCACCTTCTTCAGCATCAGAAACTCCAcggtggagagaagccctatgaatgtggGGACTGTGGGAAGACATTCAGCTACAACTCAAAATTGATCCGgcatcagagaatccacactggggATAAGCCTTTTaagtgtaaggaatgtgggaaagccttcagagGTAGCTATGACTGCATCATCCATGAGCGAGTCCACAcgggggagaagccctatgaatgtaaagaGTGTGGGAAAGGTTTCAGTTCTAATTCAGTTCTGATCCAGcaccagagaatccacactggggagaagccttatgaatgtacAGAGTGTGGCAAGGCCTTCCGCCGCAGGTCAGTGTACCTGCAGCACCAGAGGTTCCACACGGGGGAGAAACTGTACAAATGCAATGAATGTTGGAAAACTTTTACTTGCAGCTCTCGCTTCATAGTgcatcagagaatccacactggggAGAGACCTTACAAGTGCCAGGAGTGTTCAAAGGCCTTCAATCAGAAGGTCACTCTGGTTCAGCATCAGCGAgtccacactggggagaagccttatgagtgtaaggaatgtgggaaggccttcaAATGGAGTGCAAGTTTTCTTCAGCATCGAAAGTTGCATACCAGGAAGAAACCTGAAGATCCAGGGCCTTCCACGGTAGAGCCCCAGGGTCCTTCAGGCCTCTCCCCTTCTTCTCCCCAGCGGGCCTGCTCTGCCTCATCCCAGCCAGGGCCATCCTCTGCACCTCTTTCGCCACTCCCCTCATCTGAAATGGCCAGCTCTTCACCTGCCCAAGTAGCACACTCCTTTCAGGATCTTGCTTCTCCTAAAAAGTCATCCTCTCATAGCCTGAATCCCTTGTCTCACTCCCCGTGA